In the genome of Sardina pilchardus chromosome 14, fSarPil1.1, whole genome shotgun sequence, one region contains:
- the btc gene encoding probetacellulin, with amino-acid sequence MERPYKLIFVLITAIALCKYSQAEWNATKASANKTVSCTPHDNSSNCAVTKETHTWNGHFSKCPEKYKHYCIHGMCRFVTEQNTPSCRCASGYTGSRCEYYQFDWLIGDKRQIIIACVIAGLVLLIILLVFICVCTHRPKLCRKKKRREENKEDEIEKLRTIISSEASAPASETVATNEV; translated from the exons ATGGAAAGGCCTTACAAGCTCATATTTGTACTTATAACAG CTATAGCCCTATGCAAATACTCCCAGGCTGAATGGAATGCAACAAAAGCGTCAGCAAACAAGACTGTATCCTGTACTCCCCATGACAACAGCAGCAACTGTGCAG TGACCAAAGAGACCCATACATGGAATGGCCATTTCTCCAAGTGTCCAGAGAAGTACAAGCACTACTGCATTCATGGCATGTGCCGCTTCGTCACGGAGCAGAACACCCCGTCCTGCCG GTGTGCCAGTGGATACACTGGTTCCCGGTGTGAATATTACCAGTTTGACTGGCTCATAGGAGATAAGAGGCAGATCATCATTGCCTGTGTAATTGCAGGGCTTGTTCTCCTCATCATTCTGCTTGTGTTCATCTGCGTATGTACACA TCGACCGAAACTCTGccgaaaaaagaagagaagggaagagaataAAGAGGATGAGATTGAAAAGCTTCGCACCATAATCTCCAGCGAGGCCTCGGCTCCGGCGTCTGAAACGGTGGCCACAAATGAGGTGTGA